One part of the Schistocerca piceifrons isolate TAMUIC-IGC-003096 chromosome 7, iqSchPice1.1, whole genome shotgun sequence genome encodes these proteins:
- the LOC124805428 gene encoding uncharacterized protein LOC124805428 — protein MSENVPWSGTGLWLNARVLALAGMWRPPWIQPKWYLLYRAWVLFSLFSFLVAQIQALWHFWGNIDKITHDTCLMISIILSLIKFFSFVFRQEEFFRMVQRIDDISAEQKKTGDSETISILDASYRSARAVTLYMVFLGGSMPGVWATIPSIMRKLGVFPPERELPATAWYTSRDTQSPYYEILSTLQYFSMQYSFFTAVGPDLLFVSMIIHAAGQLEVLNARLRRVGKMSGNRSTTSTKQQKTEEELSLEVSSGEVMWIDLCSCIEHHQDVIE, from the coding sequence ATGTCGGAGAACGTACCCTGGTCAGGTACTGGACTGTGGCTGAATGCTCGTGTTCTTGCGCTTGCTGGTATGTGGAGACCGCCATGGATCCAGCCAAAGTGGTATCTGCTGTACAGAGCATGGGTGCTCTTTTCGCTATTCAGCTTCCTCGTCGCTCAGATTCAGGCCCTCTGGCACTTCTGGGGAAACATTGACAAAATCACCCATGACACATGTCTTATGATCAGCATAATTCTAAGTCTAATAAAATTCTTTAGCTTCGTTTTCAGACAAGAAGAATTTTTTcgcatggtgcagagaatagaCGATATCAGCGCGGAACAAAAGAAGACTGGCGATTCAGAAACAATCTCTATCCTCGACGCATCGTACAGATCTGCGAGAGCTGTCACGCTGTACATGGTTTTTCTGGGAGGGTCTATGCCTGGCGTATGGGCTACAATCCCTAGTATCATGCGGAAGCTCGGCGTATTTCCACCGGAGAGGGAACTTCCTGCCACGGCCTGGTACACCAGCAGGGACACTCAGTCACCGTACTACGAAATACTCAGCACACTGCAGTActtcagtatgcagtacagtttcTTCACTGCAGTGGGTCCAGACTTGCTTTTTGTATCCATGATAATCCACGCAGCTGGTCAACTGGAGGTTCTCAACGCTAGACTGAGACGTGTTGGGAAAATGAGCGGAAACCGCAGCACTACCAGTACTAAACAGCAGAAAACAGAGGAGGAACTTTCGCTCGAGGTTTCCAGCGGCGAGGTGATGTGGATAGATCTCTGCAGCTGCATCGAGCACCATCAGGACGTCATAGAGTGA